In Paenibacillus ihbetae, the following are encoded in one genomic region:
- the ctaD gene encoding cytochrome c oxidase subunit I has protein sequence MDWLTTVDHKKIGILYLIAGGLFFGIGGIEAILIRLQLIKPMNDLVSAQVFNELITMHGTTMIFLGVMPVIFALMNAVVPLQIGARDVAFPFLNSLGFWTFLFGGLLLNLSWIMGGAPDAGWTSYTPLSTTEYSSTHGVDFYTIGLQIAGLGTLIGGINFLATIITMRAPGMSFMRMPMFTWTSFITSAMILFAFPAITVGLVLLSFDRLLGANFFDVAAGGSPVLWQHIFWIFGHPEVYILILPAFGIISEVIPTFSRKRLFGYSSMVFATILIAFLGFMVWAHHMFTTGLGPVANALFAIATMLIAVPTGIKIFNWLFTMWGGQIRFTSANLFAIGFVPTFVMGGVTGVMLASAPADFQFHDTYFVVAHFHYVIVGGLVFGLFSGLHYWWPKMFGRMLNETLGKWTFWTFAIGFHLTFFVQHFLGLLGMQRRIVSYLPNQNFDTLNFISTIGAILMGVGVLLFLANVVMTARKPSGVANDPWEDGRTLEWSIPSPPPEYNFKQIPLVRGLDAFWKEKMAGNKEMTPSEPLGPIHMPSPSILPFVMSLGLFIAGLGFMFSTEEFSNSFMSLIFNKYIVMIVGLVITFAAMIARSVFDDHGYHIETEELEGEGKA, from the coding sequence ATGGATTGGCTTACGACCGTTGACCACAAGAAAATCGGAATATTATACCTGATAGCGGGCGGCTTGTTCTTTGGTATCGGCGGTATTGAAGCGATTCTGATCCGTCTGCAGCTGATCAAACCGATGAACGATTTGGTATCGGCTCAGGTATTTAACGAATTGATTACGATGCACGGAACGACGATGATCTTCCTCGGCGTCATGCCGGTCATCTTCGCTTTGATGAACGCGGTGGTTCCGCTTCAGATCGGCGCGCGGGACGTCGCGTTTCCGTTTTTGAACTCGCTTGGCTTTTGGACGTTTTTGTTCGGTGGACTGCTGCTTAACCTTAGCTGGATTATGGGCGGCGCTCCGGATGCGGGCTGGACTTCCTATACGCCATTGTCTACAACAGAGTATTCCTCTACGCACGGCGTAGACTTCTATACCATCGGCTTGCAGATTGCGGGTCTTGGTACATTGATCGGCGGTATCAACTTCCTGGCTACCATCATCACGATGCGTGCTCCGGGAATGTCCTTCATGAGAATGCCTATGTTTACTTGGACTTCTTTCATTACATCGGCAATGATCCTGTTTGCATTCCCTGCGATTACCGTAGGTCTCGTATTGCTCAGCTTTGACCGGTTGCTTGGCGCGAACTTCTTTGATGTTGCGGCAGGCGGAAGCCCCGTATTGTGGCAGCATATTTTCTGGATTTTCGGTCACCCTGAAGTATATATTCTGATTTTGCCGGCTTTCGGTATCATTTCCGAAGTCATTCCGACCTTCTCGCGTAAACGGTTGTTCGGATACAGCTCGATGGTGTTCGCGACCATCCTGATCGCCTTCCTGGGCTTCATGGTTTGGGCTCACCATATGTTTACAACAGGTCTTGGACCGGTAGCGAACGCATTGTTCGCCATTGCAACGATGCTGATTGCGGTACCTACGGGTATTAAGATCTTTAACTGGCTCTTCACCATGTGGGGCGGACAAATCCGCTTTACCAGCGCGAACTTGTTCGCGATCGGTTTCGTGCCGACGTTCGTTATGGGCGGTGTAACCGGGGTTATGCTGGCATCGGCTCCGGCCGACTTCCAGTTCCACGACACGTATTTCGTAGTCGCTCACTTCCACTATGTAATCGTAGGCGGCTTGGTATTCGGTCTGTTCTCTGGTCTCCATTACTGGTGGCCTAAGATGTTCGGACGGATGCTGAACGAAACGCTTGGCAAATGGACGTTCTGGACATTCGCCATCGGCTTCCATCTGACGTTCTTTGTACAGCACTTCCTGGGCTTGCTCGGTATGCAGCGCCGGATCGTGTCGTACCTGCCGAACCAAAACTTTGACACTTTGAACTTTATTAGTACAATCGGTGCGATATTGATGGGTGTCGGTGTACTGCTCTTCCTGGCCAACGTTGTCATGACAGCGAGAAAACCTTCCGGTGTTGCGAACGATCCATGGGAAGACGGCCGTACCCTCGAGTGGAGTATTCCTTCTCCGCCGCCTGAGTACAACTTTAAGCAAATCCCGCTTGTTCGCGGTCTTGACGCTTTCTGGAAAGAGAAAATGGCCGGCAACAAGGAGATGACTCCGTCGGAGCCGCTCGGTCCGATCCACATGCCGTCGCCAAGCATTCTTCCATTCGTCATGTCGCTTGGTTTGTTCATCGCGGGTCTTGGCTTCATGTTCAGCACCGAGGAATTCTCGAATTCGTTCATGAGCCTAATCTTTAACAAATACATCGTTATGATCGTCGGTCTGGTCATCACGTTCGCTGCAATGATTGCACGTTCCGTATTCGATGATCATGGTTATCACATCGAGACTGAAGAACTCGAAGGGGAGGGGAAAGCATGA
- the ctaG gene encoding cytochrome c oxidase assembly factor CtaG, whose amino-acid sequence MLGLEYFSFADKWSPLFLAFMLLVTAAYFLFTGPLSSRFKDHAPVSAGRKTLFVAGMFTLYLAQGGPISLLGHTMFSFHMVSMAMSYLMATPLLILGIPVWMWRAFDRVNPFKKLGFLTRPVVAAVLFNGLFSFYHFPVIHDFVMLNFWVHRLYYLILFIASLIMWWAILNPIPEKDKTTGLAKMGYIFLNMVLLTPACALIIFSSEPMYATYSDPAIWAKAMGYCVSGDTSVLLTKFGGPEYFGYLEPAVDQRVGGIIMKFFQEIIFASMLAYVFFHWYKRENKEDDPLPTEVPPGKLNQA is encoded by the coding sequence ATGCTGGGCTTAGAATATTTTAGTTTTGCGGATAAATGGAGTCCTTTGTTTCTGGCGTTCATGCTGCTTGTGACCGCTGCCTATTTCTTGTTCACGGGACCGCTGAGCAGCCGGTTTAAAGACCATGCTCCGGTGTCGGCCGGTCGGAAAACGTTATTCGTTGCAGGTATGTTCACGCTCTACCTTGCCCAGGGCGGACCGATCAGCTTGCTCGGCCATACGATGTTCTCATTTCATATGGTCAGCATGGCGATGTCTTACCTGATGGCTACACCGCTCTTGATATTGGGTATCCCGGTATGGATGTGGCGCGCCTTTGACAGAGTGAATCCGTTTAAAAAGCTCGGTTTCCTCACTCGTCCGGTTGTGGCTGCGGTTTTATTCAACGGCTTGTTCTCGTTCTACCACTTCCCGGTGATTCATGACTTTGTCATGCTCAATTTCTGGGTGCACCGTCTGTACTATCTGATCTTGTTCATTGCTTCACTTATTATGTGGTGGGCGATTCTGAATCCGATCCCTGAAAAGGACAAGACGACAGGGCTGGCGAAGATGGGATACATCTTCCTCAATATGGTGCTGCTTACCCCGGCTTGTGCGCTCATCATCTTCTCGAGCGAGCCGATGTATGCCACCTACAGCGATCCTGCCATTTGGGCGAAAGCGATGGGATACTGCGTATCTGGCGATACGTCTGTATTGCTGACTAAATTCGGAGGTCCCGAGTATTTCGGATATTTGGAGCCTGCGGTTGACCAGCGGGTCGGCGGAATCATCATGAAGTTCTTCCAGGAGATTATCTTCGCTTCCATGCTCGCGTACGTTTTCTTCCATTGGTACAAGCGTGAAAACAAGGAGGACGATCCCTTGCCTACCGAAGTTCCGCCGGGCAAGCTGAATCAGGCATAA
- a CDS encoding GntR family transcriptional regulator, whose amino-acid sequence MRIPIQINENSAEPLYHQIETQLRSLIISGQIEEGTLLPSIREFAGNLNCSVITVRRVYQDLESEGLLRTRQGTGTFVAGVGDQAREQFKRDAVIEALNLAVDRGLAVQMKQEELIELFMEVVRERYQSRGGH is encoded by the coding sequence GTGCGAATTCCGATTCAGATTAACGAAAATAGCGCAGAGCCTTTATATCACCAAATTGAGACACAGCTGCGCTCGCTCATAATCAGCGGTCAGATCGAGGAGGGGACATTATTGCCGTCCATACGGGAATTTGCCGGAAATCTGAATTGTAGTGTGATCACGGTACGCAGGGTGTACCAGGATTTGGAGAGTGAGGGCCTTCTTCGCACCAGACAGGGTACGGGAACCTTCGTTGCCGGTGTCGGCGACCAGGCAAGGGAGCAATTTAAACGCGATGCCGTAATCGAAGCCTTGAACCTGGCCGTAGATCGAGGGCTTGCCGTCCAGATGAAACAAGAGGAGTTAATCGAGCTGTTCATGGAAGTTGTCCGCGAACGATATCAATCACGGGGAGGTCATTAA
- a CDS encoding cytochrome (ubi)quinol oxidase subunit III → MSAHAEHVNGELPHEPEKATLEGRNKVLGFWLFLGGEAVLFGTLFATFLALRHQNNEGPTAAELFSLPITAAATLILLVSSLTSVFAIQAMHRHNLEKLKLWLIVTVVLGLGFLGLEIYEFYEYVAHESFDMKTSAFSSSFYTLVGFHGAHVAFGVVWISLLIAQLFKKGLTVVTAPKVYVSAMYWHFIDVVWVFIFSVVYLLGKVG, encoded by the coding sequence ATGAGCGCACACGCTGAACATGTAAATGGAGAGCTTCCTCACGAGCCGGAGAAGGCAACGCTTGAGGGCCGCAATAAGGTCTTGGGCTTCTGGCTCTTCCTTGGCGGTGAAGCCGTGCTCTTCGGTACGCTGTTTGCAACATTCCTGGCCCTGCGCCATCAGAACAATGAGGGCCCGACAGCAGCCGAACTGTTCTCGCTGCCGATTACGGCAGCAGCGACTCTGATCTTGCTTGTCAGCTCCCTGACCAGTGTGTTTGCCATCCAGGCTATGCACCGGCATAATCTCGAGAAGCTGAAGCTTTGGCTGATCGTTACCGTAGTTCTTGGTCTCGGCTTCCTTGGGCTTGAGATTTATGAATTCTATGAGTATGTCGCCCATGAATCGTTCGACATGAAGACGAGCGCATTCTCGTCCTCGTTCTACACACTGGTCGGCTTCCACGGCGCCCACGTTGCATTCGGGGTTGTCTGGATCAGCCTGCTGATCGCTCAGCTGTTCAAAAAAGGGTTAACCGTAGTTACTGCACCTAAGGTTTACGTGTCTGCGATGTACTGGCACTTTATCGACGTTGTATGGGTGTTCATCTTCTCGGTCGTATACCTTCTTGGAAAGGTGGGCTAA
- a CDS encoding DUF420 domain-containing protein, with the protein MDLFFLFPTISTTFIVISAVLVAIGWGLIIKGKREAHKKTMIWAAIAAIIFFVIYSSRTVFIGNTSWGGPDSLKPYYQTFLIFHIVLATVAAVFGITTLVLGFKEKYAKHRKWGRVTSIIWFITAITGVAVYTLLYLMYPGGHTQPVWKVIFGL; encoded by the coding sequence ATGGATTTGTTCTTTCTCTTTCCCACGATTAGTACAACCTTTATCGTAATCAGCGCCGTGCTGGTTGCCATCGGTTGGGGACTGATTATCAAGGGAAAACGGGAGGCTCACAAAAAAACGATGATTTGGGCTGCCATTGCGGCTATCATCTTCTTTGTTATTTATTCTTCCCGAACGGTATTCATCGGGAACACCTCATGGGGCGGTCCGGATAGTCTGAAGCCGTATTATCAGACCTTCCTGATCTTCCATATCGTGCTGGCCACGGTGGCGGCCGTCTTCGGGATCACGACGCTGGTGCTCGGATTCAAAGAAAAGTATGCGAAGCACCGCAAATGGGGCCGAGTGACCTCGATCATCTGGTTTATTACAGCGATCACAGGCGTTGCGGTATACACGCTGCTCTACCTGATGTATCCGGGGGGACACACCCAGCCGGTGTGGAAAGTGATATTTGGCTTATAA
- a CDS encoding ABC transporter ATP-binding protein, which yields MEPHVIEFRNVLKRRRTKTIGPIQLSIPQGYIVALVGPNGSGKSTLLNMMVQTVFPDEGEVTWFGESYSKELPIEVRKQMAFVPEQLSVEEQHMTADQAATFRASWYDSWDGYFFDELMSRFDVPRGVKLRKMSKGERRKFEIAAALAPRPKLLLLDEPSSGLDPFAWKQMIDQLHKLMKSIDTTIILSTHVVDEIRRLADYVILIHHGKLLGMVEKDSLLDNWKECWIQGDASIVRELPGIISSRQENATTISFVTTECLEVENILRSAGMTFIQTRSLELDEVLRLWIDGHQPADMQK from the coding sequence ATGGAACCACATGTCATTGAGTTTCGTAACGTCTTGAAACGGCGTCGAACGAAAACCATCGGACCCATCCAGTTATCGATTCCTCAAGGGTATATCGTTGCGCTGGTGGGACCGAACGGATCGGGGAAAAGCACCTTGCTGAACATGATGGTCCAGACGGTGTTCCCGGATGAAGGGGAGGTCACCTGGTTCGGTGAATCGTATTCGAAGGAGCTGCCGATCGAGGTTCGAAAGCAGATGGCTTTTGTGCCTGAGCAGCTGAGCGTGGAAGAACAGCATATGACGGCAGATCAGGCGGCTACCTTTCGCGCATCCTGGTATGACAGCTGGGACGGGTACTTTTTTGACGAGCTGATGTCACGGTTCGATGTGCCTCGCGGCGTCAAGCTCCGCAAAATGTCGAAGGGCGAACGGCGAAAATTCGAGATTGCCGCTGCATTGGCCCCAAGGCCGAAGCTGCTGCTGCTGGATGAGCCGTCATCAGGACTTGACCCGTTTGCCTGGAAGCAGATGATTGACCAGCTGCACAAGCTGATGAAGTCCATCGACACGACGATTATCCTTTCCACTCATGTGGTGGATGAAATCCGCCGTCTTGCGGACTACGTGATTTTGATTCATCACGGCAAGCTGCTCGGCATGGTCGAGAAGGATTCGCTGCTCGATAATTGGAAGGAATGCTGGATTCAAGGCGATGCCTCCATCGTGCGTGAACTGCCGGGGATCATCAGCAGCAGGCAGGAGAATGCGACAACGATATCTTTTGTGACGACGGAATGCTTGGAAGTTGAGAATATTCTACGGTCAGCAGGAATGACCTTTATCCAGACCCGCTCGCTGGAGCTGGACGAAGTTCTTCGTTTATGGATCGATGGCCATCAACCTGCCGACATGCAGAAATAG
- a CDS encoding cytochrome C oxidase subunit IV family protein — MTANQQSNEGHTVKHRHRVEGPEKHIIVFIFSIILTAIAFAAVAAGGVNPAFTIILLLVMAILQVFVQMGYWMHLKDKGHLMPIVFMIGGFFVASTCIIMALFWVWW; from the coding sequence ATGACAGCGAATCAACAATCCAATGAGGGTCATACGGTGAAGCACCGCCACCGTGTGGAGGGCCCTGAGAAACATATTATTGTCTTTATCTTCTCCATCATCCTGACTGCCATCGCGTTTGCCGCGGTTGCGGCGGGGGGCGTGAACCCTGCATTTACCATCATCCTTTTGCTGGTGATGGCGATCCTGCAAGTGTTCGTGCAGATGGGGTACTGGATGCACCTTAAGGACAAAGGTCATCTGATGCCGATCGTGTTCATGATCGGGGGCTTCTTCGTAGCAAGCACCTGTATCATCATGGCATTGTTCTGGGTTTGGTGGTAA